ATCAATACCAAAACCTGCAGCATTCAAACCAACCGCTTCAACGCCATTGCCAAAGAAAAAGACTACCCAATTCTTACGCTGAGTACCAACTCCCCTGACGACATTGTCAACTGGTGCCAAGCCAATAACGTCGATATGACTTACTTATCCGATCAAAAGCATCATTTTAGCGATGCATCCGGTCTGTTGATGGAAGAAAATGGCAAGCTTGCGCGCACCGTCCTAGTGGTCGATGAAAATTCGAAAATCCACTACATCGAAATCGTGCCCGATATGCGCGACGAACCCAATTACGACCTCGCCCTACAAGCCGCCGAGACCCTCTAAAGTAAATATCACTGCTAAAAGCCTGCAGCAACGAATATTGCTGCAGGCTTTTTTATATTACATGAAGCGCGTGCCTTCTGAAAATCGGGATGACCCGCGTTGCGAGAGCGCGTGCCTTCGGAAAATCGGGATGACCCGCGCTCCCTAAGCACACGCCATTCCAATAAATTTGTCTCGCGCTCCCTAGGCGCGCGACAACTCCGCCATAATTTGTCTCACGCTCCCTAGGCGCGCGACAACTCCGCCATAATTTGTCTCGCGCTCCCTAGGCACGCGACAACTCCGCCATAATTTGTCTCGCGCTCCCTAAGCGCCCGACAATTTCGCCACAATTTGTCTCGCGCCAGCCTACTCAACCCAACTCACTCACCCCCTAAAACACAATATCCACGCCCAACACGGTCAGATTGGCATTGCCAATCATCTTCACCATCAAATGGGCCAGCTGCGCCGCGGTCATGTCATTATCATCACTCAGCCACCAATTCAGTAGATTCATCACAATCGAAATACTGTAATTGGCCACCACCTCGATCGGAATCTCCAAATCCGACTCCTTGATCGTCAAGCGGTCCAGAATATCCTTGTAATTTTTCACCACGCTTTCCCACAGCGTATCCTTCAAAATCCGCCAATCAACGCTTTGAATCAAACTAAAATAAAAATCTTTTTCCTCTTGAACCATCAACAACATCCGCGTAATCGTATCGGTAATTTCTTTGACATAAATTTTATTGTCTTCTTTTAATAAATTTCCCGACTCAGACGTCGACATCGCTTCTAAGGCTTTCATCAACAACTGCTGCATTAAGTCGAATTTATCTTTGTAATGGCTGTAAAAGGTGGAGCGGTTAATCATGGCAGCTTCAGCAATATCTTTCACTGAAACATTTTCAAAACCTTTTTCTTTGACTAATTCAATAAATACCTGGTTGATGGTCATTCGCGTCCGCATAACGCGCAAATCTTCTTTAGTCACTAATTT
This window of the Fundicoccus culcitae genome carries:
- a CDS encoding TetR/AcrR family transcriptional regulator — encoded protein: MTKEDLRVMRTRMTINQVFIELVKEKGFENVSVKDIAEAAMINRSTFYSHYKDKFDLMQQLLMKALEAMSTSESGNLLKEDNKIYVKEITDTITRMLLMVQEEKDFYFSLIQSVDWRILKDTLWESVVKNYKDILDRLTIKESDLEIPIEVVANYSISIVMNLLNWWLSDDNDMTAAQLAHLMVKMIGNANLTVLGVDIVF
- a CDS encoding peroxiredoxin, whose protein sequence is MEIKRGDQVIHLVGQTLAVGDNLPNVELVDRDHQPVQLADFVKGTTVISIVPDINTKTCSIQTNRFNAIAKEKDYPILTLSTNSPDDIVNWCQANNVDMTYLSDQKHHFSDASGLLMEENGKLARTVLVVDENSKIHYIEIVPDMRDEPNYDLALQAAETL